The Malus domestica chromosome 13, GDT2T_hap1 genome includes a window with the following:
- the LOC139190922 gene encoding uncharacterized protein, whose protein sequence is MDLDAAGIHRKLQLNELDGIRNEEYENARIYKEKTKAFHDKMIHGKTFSIGKKVLLFNSRLHLFPVQIRSLKTGHEFQVNGHQLKPYYEHFEEHEVDDITLHVVGSPGV, encoded by the exons ATGGACCTAGATGCAGCGGGAATTCATAGGAAGCTCCAATTGAATGAACTCGACGGGATAAGGAACGAGGAGTATGAGAATGCTcgcatttacaaggagaagaccaaggctttccatgacaagatgattcatGGCAAAACATTCTCCATAGGGAAAAAAGTgttattgttcaattcccgtctacatttgtttcccg TCCAGATTCGAAGTCTAAAGACAGGccatgaattccaagtgaacggacaccaGTTAAAGCCTTATTACGAGCATTTCGAGGAGCATGAAGTAGATGATATCACCCTCCATGTCGTGGGGTCTCCTGGAGTTTAA